The Glycine soja cultivar W05 chromosome 15, ASM419377v2, whole genome shotgun sequence region TATatttgcaaaaataatttttcaagtgTTTTGCAAATGGAGTTGGAATATTGGGACAAGAATCCCTTTAAAGCTATAGCCAAGGCATTTCAACCTGGATTCCATTTCAAACCAACAACAATCAACAAAACAAGGACCTTTTAtgaattcattttaatagatTCAGACTCAGTTTCTATAAAACATTTCAAAGATCCAAAAGAACCCCTTTAAAACACCCACTCTACAatccaaattttaaaagttcTGCAACCCAGACAATTTGGATCcaatttgaatgaaataaaaaaatttctatacCTTTTGATCCAAGAGGATACACCTATTGGGACTATATGGATGCCTAGACCAAAGTGTATTGACAtcaaaacaacaaatataagcacTCATGGCTTATTTACTTCAAGATTAACacagtttataatttttcaaattggttcctTCAGTGGTGGTACTTTTTTGGACCAATCCCGAAAATATTCCTTGAGCAGGTTCAACAAGGATTTGCACAGTTCAACAAGCATTTTAACTCTCAGGAATCACAAATTCtagcatatttaaaatatttttccagtTTTACTTTGTCCTGGATATTTTCTTGGCAATACAGGTATagcaaaacagaaaacaacaagCAATTTTCATCCCTTTAGCGACATGGGTTTGTCAAGTGGTGGAATCAATTTGACACATCAAAAGCACAACCAGATAAGGTTAAAATCTGGTTTAAAGCTCATCTAGTGTTCCTGAAAGCACCTGATCCAGAGACTTCTTTGTTTCTCAATCAGAAGTCCCAATTAGCTGCCTTCCTAGCAAGATCTAACTCCAAGGAACATCTCacgaaaaaattaaaagaagtttTGCAATTACTCCAAAGCCAAGAAGAAGGGAGTTCTTCCTCAAAGAAAGAAGACACCAATTCTTCTAATCATGATAATGATTTTTACCAAAATGAAGATGAttgttttggtatttttttgaaTGAACATTAATTTAGTTATCACCGTTACTCTAGAAATAGTTTTGGTATTTGTAACCGTTATTGTAGCTATAGTCAAACTAAGTTTCTATAAAAAGAGGCCTCAACTCTATTGTGAGGTACCCTTTTGAGAGAGAGATAGTCGGATAGATTGTAGAGAGAGAAGCTCTTGGAAACACTctttgtaagcttttctttcgttgttatcaaataaatttgcAAGTTGCTTCTTTTATCTCCCTTCTCCCTCCTTACTGATTACCGCcgtttcattttcttctcttcttcctccaTAACTGATTCTGTGCGGACTACCGccgtttcaattttattttatgtttagttaTCATTTTTAAGCTTTAAGTTTTAATCttcttattgtttattttaccgGCATCTTAATACAttcaaactattttaatttgtttcctacTTCTTTACTATCTGTTTGATCCGTTCCGCTGATctctggtatatatatatatacataatgtaaaacttatattttcttgCGTAATGGTAGTTTGCCTTAAACTTTTTTGGTAatctttcataattttaatcgaGTTGTCCAATTTAGAGGTCGAAGATAAGGATGCTTTCAAGGTGTCTTAACCTACCATTGAGTCACTTAGGATTGTATTGAGGGCAACGTCGTATGAGGCTAATGTAAAGGAGGCGACGTCGTATGAGGCAATGCTTTAGGCATACGAGTTGCAGGAGGAGGTCCTAGAGGAAGTTTGGGAGTTGATAGAGGAGGACACGAAGGAGACCCCAACGATAATCTTACCACGAACTTAGGCTAACTCTACtagaaaatttacttttaacatCTATTAAAATAACATTGATTTTCTATAAAACCAATGTAAATGAAAACACAATAGCATAATCGTAAATAATATGACCTTGTTAacattcatttttcaaaaaatcaatgttaacgttagtttgttaacatcagtttttcaaaaatcgatgATTTTGTGACTtctttaacatcgatttttacaaaaaccaatattaaccaactcatgttaacatcattttttgaaaaaaaaaactgacatTGTATTGtcctatttataatatttttcgtGCTTTTGCCAATTCACTCATCTCTTTCGCGCTTCTGGCAACCTCAAACCCTTTgtcactctcactctcactgTTGTGACGCTGAAACCATTGTCGTCAGTCTTGCTCATGATCGTCTAGGTTTTAGTGTAACTCTCGCTATCGGTCTCACTCTCGCGGCGCTGAAACCAGTATCAGCACTATCACTTTTGATCTCACTCTCACTGACGGTCTAGGTGTCACTCTCATTCTCGCTCTCACGGTAGGTTTTTCTCTCGAAGCTTTATGGATTGTGTGTATCTTCCTCGTTCTACACTGtaggaaaaaaattggttttctTTCGTCTGTGATTGTGGTTGTGGTAATTGTTGAACCTAAGATTAGTAGTAAGTGGTCATGGCTGAACAGTGTTGTAATCACCACCAGCATTGTCTCTACCACTACCACTACCAATGGTGATTAGTAGCTGtaaatttgtgttttatttttttttcttgctacaGTGACAACGTATTTGGTTTAGTGAATGATGAAGATTTGGGAATTAAAGAGATTGATGATTAATGATTGTTAGTATAGATGTATTGATGTACAACCATAACCACTAAAGAGAGAACTACGAATCCATGGGCTTTGAAGTTTTTTACTTCTAAATATCCAATCAAATTGATGGGTTTGGTAGGATATTAAGGATTAGAAAGAATAGATGGGAAAGTATTGTTTACTTTTTGCTTTTGCAACAGTAGTTAGTTAAGAAAGCTACAGAAAAGTTGCATTAGAGAAGCCTTTATTAGTTTGGAAGTTACATCGATATGAATTTTTGTatcaattactttttatttgagAGAATTCTCTTTATTGTTGTGTGCGTACAAACAAACTCATACTGTTATGTTAAATCTATCATGTATTGgtaccatatttttttttttttgcagatttATTGGTATCATATTGTTATGTCAAATCTATCATATTATATTAGTTGCATGGAGTAAGCTCTTAGATAAGCATGTTGCATAGTCAGTTTGTGCATGGATTAGTTAGTGTCATGTTTATATTGTAAATGAGTTTAGAAATTATGGATGAAGATCAACAGAACTGGAAGGAAATGGCTAACACAATGATgaagattaacaaaaaaaaaaactgaggaAATGTTCAATGTTGTTCATGTAATGTATCAATTTAGAAATTTCAAGACTattctcaaataaacatgacatgATATAACACATTTGCTTATATTACTTTGTTTGTTAAATGTATCCTTATGGTGAAGTCAGTAGGTCATTTGCTATAAGATGGAAGGCTTAACTAGAGCATACTTGGCATCTACTAGACAATAGTGACTTGCGACAATTTGGTGAGTAATTAAACACTCCTTTgtatgtcaaattttaaaatgatatacatatctaatatgaatttaatgttaatttcagGATGTGTCGAGTACCATGTGCTCCTTTATGAAAGCTGTAGGATTCACCAATCTAAACTTAGAAGGGATTACAAAGTATAGGATAGTTTATATTTGAGTTCCCAGATACAACttctaactttattttattttgaatttatttgtaattaaagtgCATTATACTATAATATTATCAAtctgtaattttttgtttataagtgtTAGTGGTATATATTTTGAGGGAATTGGAACATCCTAAACACATTTGTGGaacatttttgtttataagtacTCTTGGTGCATGACATATTTTGTTTAGAACTCTTAGtgatatattaatttgtgtaatttttttataagtcttggtggtaaattttataaatttagcttattttatgatttttatacaACTTTCAATGATAAGCTGACATGTGAATAGTTATAggttactaattaaaaaaacaaatatgatataaaaaaaatctaaaaaacaacatctgtttttagaaaaatcaaagtTTTTAGTACACAACAACATCTATTACTATAAAAACCAATATTATTGTTTactgacaacatcggttttttttaaaaccgatgtttgtgaaaacaaaataacattgattttttaaaaatcgatgttgtttttgcgtaaaacaacatcggtttttaaagaaccgatgttaatgttaatACTTTGACATCGGTAGTTTCAGTATcgattaataaccgatgttaaaagtccTAAAGGACCGATGTAAAAAATCTATTTCTAGTAGTAGTGTAATTTAGTTGTTTGAGTTTTGGTATGGTATAGAGTGTGGGGTATTATGGAGGTTCATACAAGTTGGTCGTAGTTAGGACTACTCTTTGACTAGGTTTTCCCctctttatgtatttattttacgTTGATCTAGGCTCGAttctttttgtattaattttgtcCTATTACTTTATCGTTAATactcaattttgttttattgtggGCTATAATCATGTTACACTTTCTCTAGCCATAGGTTATCTTATGCACAATTATCATTAcacatacttttttatatattttgctgGTCACGAAGGCTTGCcttatatttatctcttttgCGAAATGTGTGTGGTTTTGTTTGTATACAAGATTTATATTGTTTATGATGTATGTAATGATGTcttgtaaatgtttttttttagaaagttCGATTATATGAGAAAGTTTTAATTATTCGAGTTTTTAATATTGTGGTTTGATGCATTGCAAGTTATCTTTGGTATTTCAAAGTTTAATTGTGACTATctgtttaaaatatataaaagttgaaCTCCTTACTATTACACTGCTATGTCAGTACAATTGATGATTTTGGATgaaggagagaattcttcttttgggtctatcacttctcttttccttctctcttcttcaATGTTACTCACAACATAACAAAATTGTATACCACAAGAGTAAATATATTATCCTTActatatcattaattataaattttgtttaaataataattttgtataattcattaatatatatttctttacacaataaaatgtaatataaaatattatattttcacatctccctttttaattggttattttcataaatgaagTTATTAATGCTACTTTGCAGACAAACATAACCtccaaaaaaatatgtttcttttctatatatatatgtataattcaGCCAAAAAATATGGATAATTGGATAAATAGATGgttaaattgtatttaatgtttACATTAAACGATTGTCATATGTTATTTCACTatggaaattgaaattatttttctaaatataatttttatattaagttttaaatatatatatatatatatatatatatatatatataatctttgaataaaatttaagtaaatattgATCCATAATTTCCTatctctatatttttatattagcatgtttatttaattttatatttatttatttatttgatatgttttttttagtgtCTTAAGTATGGTTTTCAATttcacttatttaataaataaataattttaattcaattaggtctatatcatactttttttgcttataatatttattttatattttatttactataataattttattaattttctaacaattattttttaataattttttttcagatgAGTAGTCAATCAACTCAACTTCAAGTACAAAGATTTATATCAACTTAGAAAATCCTTATTTTGCAAAGTTTAAGATAGGGTAAAATgaactttcttcttttattttattttattatacatattttgtaatactcaacaaacaaaattattagtttattctaattctttgattgatgcagctaaaaaattataaaatttattctaaataactactttgcaaaaaaacaaatagagcaacatcaaataaaaaaactatcttataaatataatgataaagaaaaaatatcttgatttatatgtaattttttatctcctttaacaaaaaataatatgaaatatcattgacaattatacttttaaatttgatttatcaaataaataatttatttaaatatttctttaatgatTTACAAATCTGCACAACGCGTGAATATTTGTCTAGTTTGAGTAAACAGGCAATCATAGTTTGTTTTTGTGTATGACTGTTATTAATATAGTATTGAATGTCATTAATGTACTATTGATGTAAATTTATTGTATGATAAAGctatcaaaataaacaaatttatattttatacctTCCCGTAGTACCGTCTAAGGggattttcatattatatatatgtatatatatatatatatacttttaagaTTAAGAAAGCGAATTAGCTAAATTAACATCTTTaactagtaaataaaaaaaaatcaaacaaacaaggaaaacaaagaatttcaacaaaaaatatcaaattatcaaCGGAAAGGGAGGGATTTGAACCCTCGGTACAAAAATTTGCACAACCGATTAGTAATTCGACGCTTTAGTCCACTCAACCATCTCTCCCCAATTGAAAAATAGAATTACTTTGTTTATATTATATCACATAAACAAGAAGAGCAAAAAATGgagcttgaaaaaaaaaagacttcttTTTAtcgtattttttatcttatctcttttctttctatttgatttcgattcattattatattctacattcttctattttttagtttcctaaaaaatattttacttcataaaatattatttatttaatacacttatcatagaataaaatttaataatattattaaatgttcCATAATTACtcatttctaataattttacatttttatgagATACCGAAAAGATTTAAATAAAGAATACAAAATTAATCTCATGCACAATTTTGTTTGCCTGTGCATCGTAGGGTCAAAACTGAGTTCAAATAAGTAAACAtaactataataaaataaaagttaaataataatattcatgCTATAATCGaatagaaaggaaagaaaagatgggGAAAACCAtgaataacaaacaaaaaagtgtctgcttggaaaaaaaatgaaaaggaacaGGAGTAAAAGGTTGGCAGCAAAgagaaaaaatctaaaattttctttctttttagacTTTTTCccgaattcaaaattttattttttttattattttctttttgttactcCAAACAAGTCTTAAATGTATTTATggagagaaaatattaaaagagggaaaatattaaatatgatagGAAATGTAATAGATAAAATGAAAGACACAATAAATGTGCACATTTTATGATTCTAAAAAGAAATTGCAGTTTGTCTTTCGCTGGTATAAACAGACACACGTCATTGAATTTTTAGAGAATTTCTCAACACACATATATTGAGCATTAGACTGCGAAGATAGGGTGCAATTGGGCAACAAGGATCAGGGAAGAAAACCAACAAGATACTAGTCATCTGAGAGCACGCAGAGTAAGGGGAAGGAAGAAGAGCTAAGGAGCATTTGAAGTACAAAGGTGAGttctttaattgtgtttttaattttcattattgttGCAACTGAGTTATCAATATTACAATTCAATTTGGGGTCTTGTGGATCTATCACTTAGTAATCCAAATCTGAAACAATAAAGGGTTATTGTACGTAATGTTTGAAATTCATGGGGTTAAATttgtaatatgtataaaaacaCAGAGAGGGCATATGTGTAATTATGTAATCAAGGGTAATTCTcggtttcaattttcaaaactaAAGATGAAATCGATATGGGTGTGGGTGTCACAGAAATGGTTTTAAGCAAATCAAAAGAGTTTCTGTGTAAGTTGAGTAAAATATAGGAGATAGCATTGTATACATGATGGAAATGAAGGATGTTACTGCctacattcattttctttgtatatAGACCTATCTTAAGACGAAAAATTTAGCTAAGAcccttgatttttttatttattttacatctgACCCTTAGAAGTTAACGTCCATCATTGTTAATAAATAATGGTTAGTACAAAGATCAACCATACACATGGAGTATATTTTTTCTAGATTACtttaacaaacaaaagtagCTCATTTTTAGCGTGACGTTTGATTTTATTGTCTGCAAGCTTTCacaatagtaattttaaattttatagaaaaaatattatttttaaaattgttctttcagccaaatttaaaaaatgatagtaATACACATCTTAATCTACATTTTaaagaatgttttattttaaattaaaatttatcaaaaattgaaaaacaattttaaatatcacttattatttaaaataaaatttaattaatactcCTTCCGTCCCATAATAAGTATCatcttaaattttctttattaagatcaagaaaagttaattaataaatagatgagTGAGATccagaataataattttataaaattaaccatattattaatattacattaattgaAAACCTAAAGTAATACTTGTTAAGAATATTAgtgaaaatcttttaaaaaaatggatattagtaaaaaaaaataatattacatcaaaaaaTTAACATGACACTTTGagacttattttttcttaggcACTTATATTTTGATTAGAACAACAGGAGACATAAATAAAGAATTGGAAAATGAATTTCTCTTACTAACTATTCTCGTCTTTTAACCTATATGTGCAGTGTGTTGGAAAGGATGTAATTAGATATTTAATGTGTTTCTATAgaaatgttttatatatatttatattattagttaaattttactgaaatttataaaataaaaaaatgttacttaaCAAATTGTGATTTGTAATAAATTATGTTAGAGAGTGtactgttaatatatttttctttcaaacaaTACATGCTCATTTATCCTATCagttttttctccttttatatTGCTTTTGAAACCAAAGAAAGTATAAAAGAATAAGTACTGAATTTTTGtcagaaattgattttttttccaatgtttGTCACTCAACATCAACGGTTAGCAGTTCAGATGAGAGGTATGTTTGGCCTTGGACAGGTATTGTTGCCAACATATTTGGGAAGCCAAAGCATGAACCAGTGGAGTGTGATAGCATGTATTGGCTGAGAAAGTTTGAACAATACAAACCCGAAGAGGCTTAAGTTTTGCATTGTGCAGAAGATCCAACAGGGTACGTTGTGCTGGAATTTGGTACAGAATGGACTGGGTTCACGAAAATGATGAAGTTAGATACAGATTTTCTTGTTGATCATCATGGAAAAAAGGATTATTATGAGTCAAGGAAAATGGGTTATTCTTCAGGCTTATTTGGTTGTGTGCACAAGCAGAAGATTACAACTCAGAAGGGCTTGTTGGAAATTTTCTCCGTCAGAAAGCTGAGCTTAAAACAACCTCTATGGTTGCACAAGATTCATTGAATGAAAAAACTGAAACTCTAGATCATTTGTATGGGGAAATAGGCTCTGTAAACAAAAAGATTAGTGAGATGGAATTGAAGTACATTGAGTACTACATGTCATTGGATAAAATGATGAACGAGATTGAGAAGAAGAGAGACTTGCTTCACCAGACTCGTGCTGAAGGTTTGTAACCCTATTAATGAaagaaactttatttttaattagttattttaaaagttaatagatTCGATGGATCAAATCTAACTAACTATTTTGATCAAACATGATTAGAACTAGCTGTAACTATAGGTGGATCCAAATGCGCAATGTAGAATTCTCTTGAGTCCCTAAAGATGCTTCTCCACTCTTGAGTATATTAagcatatgttttatttattggttTGATGTTTGAACTTCATCTTATTACACGGCAGATGATCATGTAAATTGTGCTCCAGTGTTGAAGTCGATGGTAATGCGTGGACGTGAAATTACTTATAAAGccatggaaaaaaataaaaaaattgcaacaagAGATAGATACAATGAATGATGAACTCGATCGCTGGTGTCAACAACTGATTGAACAAGAAAAGTCAACTAtacaacaaaggagaaaatttgaggaagaaaagaaaagcataaatctttttaattaacttatctTGAATTTGTATgacataaaatttgttaatgataatatcaatattaatacgaactatttaatttaaaatgtcaAGCAAATGGAATCACTAATTTTAGCAACAGAGAAGCAGATGAAGGCCAGAAGTGATGTTCTCAGTTTGCTTGAAAAGCATCAGGTGTGTTACGTGCTGTTTGTTTCTTCATTCAGAAGTgagtttatttttggtttcatgtTGCCCAATTTCATGGCTTATTAATCACTGGATCTAGCAAAATAATTTTGCAGATGGAGAAAAAAGCTGTCAGTGATGCACTGTTGAAGCTTGAAAAAGAGATGGGAAATGAACAAAAGTTGAATTTAGAAATTGCTGAACTAGAGGAACAACTCAAGGTTTTGAAGTGTGTGAACTCGGAGGAAGCTGATCATGAgaataaaagaaagatagaaaTAGAAGAGATAGAAGAAAAATTGGAGGACATGATTTTTGATATGTCCGTAAAAGATGATGAAAATCAAGCTTTGAAGAAGAAGGAACAAGAAGCTAAAAGCGAGTTAGAAGATGCTAGGCAACAAATTATTAAGGTAAATGTTCTGTTATGAGAAAATCCTTATTCTAATCCTTATACTAAGGAGATACTTtagttcataattttattaaacctTTTACTCTAATTTTTCAACTTCACAAAAAgtaattcatttttaacttttacttTGTATCATAAAGGTTTTTTAagtgaataatattttacaaaGTTAAAAAGATTTTGTAAAGTTAGAAGTTAAAAAGGATTATCCAATTTTAAGTGTTAAAATGGAGAGTTTACACATTTCATTAATGGCACTGCAGTAAACATTATCTTAATGTTTTGTGAACATTTTTTACTATAGCTATTGGCTGTTGGTACTGTTTTATCACAATTAATGCTTTCCGTGCAAAAGCTAATTGAATGCATTTGCTTGACAATTCAGGAATTACCACGGTTCTTGAAAGGGGTTACTaagattcaaaataaaaaaatttggggAGGTCAGTGCTAGGTCATTTAAAAAAGTGTGCATGAAttggtataaaaataataaaaaaacatcatcGGAGTCTGTCAAACTGTGCGCAAAGTGGCAAAAAGAAATTCTGGATTCAACATGGCACCCTTTTAAGATTGTTGAAGTCGAAGGGAAGGAAATACAGGTATATGATACATCTTGGTTCCTTCTATGTTTTCTTCATGTTTTGGTTTAACATTGCTGTGAATTAGTAGAAGAGAAGGCTCATTCAAATGTAATAATGTCCCTTTATTATAGATCCCATAAACACATGATCATGTAAGAAAATTTTATGTATATCTCCAATTTAGAGTTTGTTAAAACCAAACTGGCATAATCTGTAAAACATGGCATGTTATCTGCAGGGTAGGGGATTCAATTATGTGTCACAAATGTACACTAGCATGGACAATTGAATGAGCAAAATCTGATGTCtctctctttatattttttcaggaagtaattgatgaaaatgatcctaaattattatctttaaaaaatgatttgggAGAGGAGGCATACGTTGTTGTGGTGACAGCTCTAAAGGAATTGCATGAGTATCATAATTCTGATGATGCTGAGAACACCCATAATTCAAGTGAGAAACAAGTGATACCTGAGATATGGGACTCCCAAAATGGACGTAGAGCCACCGTAACTGAAGCTTTGAAGTATTGTAGTTTGCAACCCGTGCGTACGCACGGattgttagatttttttattcaacaagTATTGTAATTTTTGATTGTATGATTCCATTGGTCCTCTT contains the following coding sequences:
- the LOC114386057 gene encoding uncharacterized protein LOC114386057, producing MESLILATEKQMKARSDVLSLLEKHQMEKKAVSDALLKLEKEMGNEQKLNLEIAELEEQLKVLKCVNSEEADHENKRKIEIEEIEEKLEDMIFDMSVKDDENQALKKKEQEAKSELEDARQQIIKVNVLL
- the LOC114386058 gene encoding factor of DNA methylation 5-like, whose translation is MNWYKNNKKTSSESVKLCAKWQKEILDSTWHPFKIVEVEGKEIQEVIDENDPKLLSLKNDLGEEAYVVVVTALKELHEYHNSDDAENTHNSSEKQVIPEIWDSQNGRRATVTEALKY